In Triticum aestivum cultivar Chinese Spring chromosome 5B, IWGSC CS RefSeq v2.1, whole genome shotgun sequence, the following proteins share a genomic window:
- the LOC123117656 gene encoding uncharacterized protein translates to MEARRSSPAAAAVPLPPDDLLREILLRLPPEPLHLFRASFVSKHWRGLVHDARFLRRFRDFHGGTPPVLGFLNQKGPPFFVPTSGGFALSTASMSPDDWWAYDCRHGRALFWSCRTRTLLVWDLVTGDERYLPFPAQASHGCFEYNAAVLCAAGHTDHGDCHSCPFLVAFVFSHQSNFITSACVFSSETGFWGEITSIVIPYALVQAKPTALVGNTIYFLLDNDSIIEFDLDKHRLDLVEEVPYGYDQIIIMPTEDGCLGLAAVERFNLNLWSKVVSLDGVVTWTHQGSLISKRFFPTK, encoded by the coding sequence ATGGAGGCacggaggagctcgccggcggccGCCGCCGTGCCGCTTCCCCCGGACGATCTCCTCCGGGAGATCCTGCTCCGCCTCCCGCCGGAGCCGCTCCACCTCTTCCGCGCCTCCTTCGTCTCCAAGCACTGGCGCGGCCTCGTCCACGACGCCCGCTTCCTCCGCCGCTTCCGCGATTTCCACGGCGGCACGCCTCCCGTGCTCGGCTTCCTCAACCAGAAAGGGCCTCCCTTCTTCGTCCCCACCTCCGGCGGCTTCGCGCTCTCCACTGCTTCGATGTCCCCCGATGACTGGTGGGCCTACGACTGCCGGCACGGTCGCGCCCTCTTTTGGAGCTGCCGCACTAGGACGCTGCTCGTCTGGGACCTCGTGACCGGCGACGAGCGCTACCTGCCGTTCCCCGCGCAGGCCTCTCATGGGTGCTTCGAGTACAATGCCGCAGTTCTGTGCGCGGCTGGCCACACCGACCACGGCGACTGCCATTCCTGCCCGTTTCTCGTGGCGTTCGTGTTCAGTCATCAGTCCAATTTCATCACCTCCGCATGCGTCTTCTCGTCCGAGACCGGTTTCTGGGGTGAGATCACTTCCATTGTTATACCGTATGCATTAGTTCAGGCAAAGCCGACGGCTCTGGTTGGAAACACAATCTACTTCCTGTTGGATAATGACAGCATCATTGAGTTTGATTTGGATAAGCATAGGTTGGATTTAGTTGAGGAGGTGCCATATGGCTATGATCAGATCATCATCATGCCGACAGAGGATGGGTGCCTTGGTTTAGCCGCAGTGGAACGATTCAATCTGAATCTGTGGTCAAAGGTGGTGAGCCTTGACGGGGTAGTGACATGGACACACCAAGGGTCATTGATCTCAAAAAGATTCTTCCCCACGAAGTAG